A single Hyperolius riggenbachi isolate aHypRig1 chromosome 12, aHypRig1.pri, whole genome shotgun sequence DNA region contains:
- the MYADML2 gene encoding myeloid-associated differentiation marker-like protein 2 yields MDNSGGPYLNVQAVWSKVGVVRLLQLLLGCTTFSLVLHRAGYGAAYGTFCVFVWCFCFAITTLIVICDLTRLQSCLRNLSWGNFTATFAMLASLMTLTACVIYPLYFVTLNCSSTECITRNHRLAVSICAGFLFLVYAVEVFLTRARPGIACSYMATASGLLKVVQAFVACVIFGALATESQYKRYIATQWCVAIYSFCFAVTVIVIGLNITGRTVTLRCPFERFVVIYTVVAILMYMSASVIWPVFCFDSKYGSPSRPARCSWGRCPWDSQLVVTIFTHINLALYIADLVYTQRLRFVAQR; encoded by the coding sequence ATGGATAATTCTGGAGGACCTTATCTCAATGTCCAGGCGGTGTGGTCCAAAGTTGGCGTTGTTCGATTATTGCAATTGCTGCTTGGCTGTACCACCTTCAGTTTGGTCCTCCACAGGGCTGGATACGGCGCAGCCTATGGGACGTTCTGCGTCTTCGTGTGGTGCTTCTGTTTCGCCATCACCACCCTCATCGTCATCTGCGACTTGACGCGCCTCCAGTCCTGCCTCCGCAACCTCTCCTGGGGCAACTTTACCGCGACGTTTGCCATGCTGGCTTCGctgatgaccctcacagcctgtgtCATCTACCCTCTCTACTTTGTCACACTGAACTGTTCGTCCACCGAATGCATCACCAGGAACCACAGGTTGGCGGTCAGCATCTGCGCAGGGTTTTTGTTTTTGGTCTATGCCGTTGAGGTGTTCTTGACCCGTGCCCGGCCTGGCATAGCCTGCAGCTACATGGCAACAGCGTCAGGCCTTCTCAAAGTGGTCCAGGCGTTTGTGGCATGCGTGATCTTTGGCGCCTTGGCCACGGAGAGTCAATACAAGAGGTACATAGCCACTCAGTGGTGCGTGGCCATCTACAGCTTCTGCTTTGCCGTGACGGTGATCGTGATCGGTCTGAACATCACTGGCCGGACGGTAACACTGCGCTGCCCCTTCGAACGCTTTGTTGTGATCTACACGGTAGTGGCGATACTGATGTACATGAGTGCTTCGGTTATATGGCCGGTGTTCTGCTTCGATTCGAAATACGGCTCGCCGAGCAGACCAGCCCGCTGCTCTTGGGGCCGCTGCCCGTGGGACAGTCAGCTAGTGGTCACTATCTTCACCCATATCAACCTGGCGCTGTATATCGCGGACTTGGTGTACACACAGAGACTGAGGTTTGTGGCTCAGCGCTAA